The Cryptosporangium phraense region TGCGCGGAAAGCCGTCGCGCCCGACGTAGGCCAGCCGGGTGATGTCGCGGGCCAGCAGCTCCTGGCTGTACGGGCGGTCGAGGATCTCGGTGATCTCGTTCGGTGTCATGCCCCGGGGACGGAGCTCGTCTCCTACTTTCGACATCGTGCCGAACTTTTTCTCGTTCCAGTTCAAGCTCGTGGTGCTGGAGCAGATCTCCGGGCTGGAGATCCCGTCGCCGGGTGACGCTTACAGCTATGGGGCGTACGAGCCGGTTCCGGCGGTCGAGCGGTATCTCCGGGAGTACTGGCCGTCCGCTTCACAACTGGCCGGTGTGACGTCGCTGGTCTTCGACGGTGGGCTGGCGATCTACGGGGCGCTGACGCCGGGCTGGGACGGCGAGTCCGACGAGCTCGATGTGCTCGATCTGCGCGACCTGGCGCTGCTGCCCGGTCTCTCCGAGGTACTGGTGATCTCGATGATTCCGGATTGGGTGGACGTGGCCCCGCTGCTCGCGTTGCCTCGGCTCCGGCGGGTGTTCTGGCGCCGCATCGCCCGGGATTCGGCCCTGGCCGGCGCGCTGCCGGGCGTCCAGATAGAGGGTTAGGTGCGCCGCAGGACCGAGACCACCTTGCCGAGGATGACGGCGCGGTCGCCGTCGATGTCGGAGTAGGCCGCGTTCCGCGGCTCCAGCACCACGTGCCCGGCGCGCCGCCGGAAGACCTTCACCGTCGCCTCGTCGTCGATCATCGCCGCGACGATCTCGCCGTTGTAGGCCTCCGGCTGTTGTTTGACGACGACGATGTCGCCGTCGCAGATCGCCGCGTCGATCATCGAGTCACCGCGGACCCGCAGGCCGAACAGCGTGCCCCGGCCGACCAGGTCCTGCGGCAGCGACAGCACCTCGTCCGAGGTCTCCTGGGCCGGGATCGGCGCACCGGCCGCGATGTCGCCGAGGACCGGAACCGTAGTGGTCGGGGGCTTTTTCTCGAAGAACATGCGGACGTCGACCGGCCGGGTGGCGCGGCCGCGGCGGAGTAAGCCGAGGTCCTCGAGGTTACGGAGGTGGCGGCTGACCGTGGAGGGGGCCAGGCGTAGCGCGTCGGCTATTTCTTTGGTGGAGGGCGAGTAGCCGTGGCGCCGGGCCGACTCCTGGATCACGCCCAGGATCTGCCGTTGCCGCTGGTTCACGCCGTAGTCGTCCACCGGGGAACTGTCTCACAGCCGCTCATGTCGTCCAGCCTCCGTGAAGTTCGTGTTCCTGCGCATCGCGACAGCTCGAACGTCCGCTTCGGAACAGTGAGGCGGCGGCGAGGAGCGCGAGCGCGCCGGCCGTCACCAACTGGACGCGGTAGTCGACGACGGCGACCAGGCCCGCGCCGAGCAGCACGGCGAGGCCGGTGGGAGCGAACATCGCGGTGTTCGCGGTCGCCGCGACGCGGCCCAGCAAGTCGGTCGGAGTCGCGCGCTGCAGCGCGGTGAGCGCAGCGAGCAGCGGGCAGACCAACCCCAGCCCGATCAAGAGGCTGCCGCCGAGGACGACCGGCAACCAGGGCGTGGCCCTGGCGAGCGCCCCGGCCGCGAACAAGGCGAGACCGGCCGCCGCGTACGCGGGTTCGGACTTGCGGCGCATCAGGGCGCCGGCCGCCAGTCCGCTGACGATCGAGCCGAGTCCCTGCAACGCGAGGAGGACACCGGCGAGCGTCGGCGCCCGATGGAGACCGACGTCGAGCATCGCGTAGGTGGCCGTGCTGCTGAGGCTGGACGCGATCATGGCCGCCGCCCCGGCGAGGATCAGCCGTCGGAGGAGCGGGTGGTTTTTCAGGTAGCGGATGCCTTCGGCGGTGTCGCGCAGCCAGGTGCCGTCGACGCGGGCGACCGGTGGGGCCTCCCGGACCTTCAGTGACCGGAATGCGATCGCGGCCAGCGCGAACGTGACCGCGTCCAGCGCCGCGACGGCCGGCCCTCCGAGCGCGGCGAACAACCCGGCCCCAGCCAGCGGCGCAACGAGCTTCATGCTCTCGATCGCCGTCCGGACCAGACCGTTGAAGTCCCCGCGAAGCGCGTCCGGGATCGCCGCAGTGATCAGCGCGGTCTCCGCCGCGTCACTCAGGACGGTCCCCACTCCGACCAGGGTGAGCACAGCGAACAGCAACCAGACGCGGGCTGCGGAGTCGAGAAGCAGCAGCGTAGCCATGAGTGCGGCGAGCACGAGGTGGGTGGCCACCAAGAGCGGCCGCCGACGGACCCGGTCGGCGGCCACTCCGATGACCGGGCCGGCGAGGGTCGGCAGCCAGACACAAAGGCTCACCAGCGCAGCCAGGCTGTTGGAGTCGGTCAGAGTCTTGACCCAGATCCCAGCGGCCAGGGCCATCGCCGAGTCGCCGAAGCCGGAGACCAGGACCCCGCCGAGGTAGAGCCCGGCGTTCCGGTCGCGCAACACGGTCAGCGTGGTCCACGCCATGGCGTGCAACCTACTCCCAATCACATGATTGGGAGTAGGTTCCACGGATGACCGATCCCGTACTTCGCGCGCTAGCCCACCCGCTACGGCTTCGGATGCTCAATCTGGCCTGGCCCAGCCCGATGTCGGCGGCCGAACTGGCCCGCGAGCTGGGCATCTCGCACGCGCTGGCCAGCCAGCACCTACGCCGCCTGATCGCGGCCGAACTCGTCGAACTGGCCGAGGAACGCAACCACCGCGGTGGCCGGGAACGGCGCTACCGAACCGTCCGGGGCACGCCGCTGTCCGACCAGGGCGACGACGGTGCACTGCTCGCGCAGGCCTTGGCCGGAACGCTCCGCGAACGCGCGGCCCGGAGGGCGCCGGACAGCCCTGGAGTGACGGTTGACGGGGAACTTTGGGTGACGCCGGAGGCTTGGGCGGATGCCCGACGAAAGCTGGTCGAGATCGCCGAGGGGCTGCACGCGGCGGCGCAGCCACCGAGGTCAGCCGGCACGGTCGCTGTTGGGGTGACGGTCATGGCCTTCCCGCTGAGGTCGTGACCGGTGGCGGTAACTGTTGCGAGGCGAACGTTCCGTTCGCAGCGGCGCCGATCGAGCGTCGCGGCGGTCCCGAGAAGCTGAAGGCGCGCGGGGAACACACCCCAGCAACTTCACGGAGGCTGGACGACATGAGCGGCTGCTACAGCGGCAGCTCAAAAAATGTTCTAAACCGGTAAAGACCCTGGATGGCAAGCGCGGAAGCGTAAGGCACTACATAGCGTGACGGGTGGTGGTCGGCCGCGCCGCCCCCCACCCACGCACCGCCCAGCGACGCGGCCCGGTCGAATACAGCGTCAAGCCACTGACATGGACGGCTTCGCCGACTCATTGCCGAGGCGGCAACAGGTCCAGCGGCACACCGCGCCGTGGCCGTCAGGCCCGGTCGAACTCGCTGGACTTGAGCCCGCTGAGAAACGTCCGCCACGCGCTGGCAGGCAGCGCCAACGACAGAGCAGACCGGTTCTTCGTGTCGCGAATCGCGACCCACCCGCCGAGCTCGCCGCGCTCGCCCGCAACTTCGACGCACTCGCTGTTCGCGCCACCGCTATAGGACGACTTGTGCCAGCGGGCGCCGGTCAGGTCGATCATGGCCGTGAGTCTCCTGTCCGCGTTGCCGATGCTCAATCCAGTGCCGCCGCGAGAGCAGCGATCCGTTCGCGCGAGTCCGACGCCGAAAGTGCGGAGGTCCGCCCGTGTTCGACCATCCGAGCATAGATCACGACGTCCGAAGGCTCTTCCAGGTGCAGCGCCCCGGCGTGATTCTCCAGATACACCACTCCGGGGTCGGTGGGATCGCGGAACGAGAACAGCACGATCGGCCCTCCGCTGAGCACCGGATGCCCGCCCGCTGAAAACGGCACCACCTGCAAAGTCACGTTCGGTCGCTCCGACACTGCCACCAGATGACGGAGTTGATCGCGCATCACGGCTTGGCTTCCCATCACCCGATGCAGCACCGATTCGTCCAGTACAGCCCAGACCTCTACGGCCCCGGCGCGGCGCGTGAGGACAGCCTGTCGTTTCATGCGCGTAGTGAGCTGACGTTCGATTTCGGCGGGATCGTTAAGGCCAAGGAAGGCGGTCATGACTGCGCGGGCGTAGTCCTCGGTCTGGAGCAGTCCCAGAATCAGGGTCGGGCACCAAGCGTCGATCCGCTGCGCTTCGTCCTCCAGCGACAGCAACGTCGTGAACCACGGGGCAGCCGGACTGCCGACCGCGCCCCACCACCCCTTGGACGCCTTCGTGGTCTCCTCGGCCAAGTCTGCGAGGTCCGCAGTCAGCTCAGGGGATGCGCCGTAGCCGGCACACAGCGCACGCACCTCCAGCGGTCGAATCTTCGCTACCTGCCCGGCCTCCATCCGGTAGAGCGCCGACCCGGACTTGCCGAGTAGCTGCATCGCCGCCTCATCAAGCGACAGGCGCGCCTCGACCCGTAATCGGGTCAGTTCTCGCAGGAGACGCCGACGCCCCCGGCCCCGTGCTACTCCGCCGCTGATGGTCACCCGCTGACCTCCTACGTCCGGTCGTTTGCTTGCGTTCCGAACGCAGACCGTGCGCAAGATCCGGAAACGGTGGCGAGCGTTCAGAATCTCAATTTTCGCACCATTGCGATTCGTTTTCCAGCGGTTCAGGCTCCTCTGTAGACAGAGTCGCCGCTCGCGGGCGTACGCGTCGGCGCCAGTTCGTCTGCGCTGTGGAGGTCCTGATGACGGATACCGACGTAGTCGCTGAGCGTCTACTAAGTGCGGTCCTCGCGGCGCTCGATCGCGAACCCGGCCCCCGGCTCTTCGAGCCACCACCGCCTCTGCCGAAGCGAATCCCAGGCAAGGCGCTCGCTGAGCAGCAGGCGTGGCCGCCCAGCGCTCGACGGGCACCGGCCTCCGAGGCACCGCAGTGACACCGCCTCTGATGCTCCGCGTCCCGGCCTCTTCTTGGCTCTTCGAGGTGCTGAATCTCCAGATCCAGGTGGGTTACCTCGCAGCCGAGGCCGACCTGCCCTCGGAGGCTGACCTGGCCAAGCAGTACGGAGTGACCAGCGATGCCGTGCACGAGGCCCTGAAAGCACTGGCGCTCATGGAGAAGGTCCGCCAGTTTCCAGGTGGCTGGAGCGTGGGGAACCGAACGGAATTCGAGCCACCGAGAGTCCGCACTCAAATCGCCCGGGACCTGGTCCGGCGATTACGGACGGGCGAATGGTCCTACGGCGACCGCATGCTGTCCGAGACAGAAGTCATGGCCGCCTACGACGTGACACGAGGCACCGCACGACAGGCTTATCAGCGGCTTGCCGCCGCACAGCTTGTCGAGATCCGGCACGGCCAAGGCGCCTTCTGCAAGGTGAAGCCTTCCTAGCACAATCGATGGCCGGTCCCCGTCACGCAGGGACCGGCCTCTTTGCTGTCTTGTGCACTAGCGGTGGGCTTCGCCTCTGAGCCCACCCTCGATCGTGTCGTCCGCGCCCGCGTCGCCGGGTGCGTTCCCGATGAGGCCGCCATCGCCGTAAGTCAACGTGCCGTCTGCCGGATCGAATCCCGGCCGGTAGGCAACCACGATCCGATGGACGCACCACCGGTCGCCGTCGCGTTGGAGCTGGAATTGCCAGTCCTGATCGAGGCCGGACCAGAAGTCGAAGCCGTTGTCACCTCGCGGGTAGAAGTCTGTCGTTGACGACAGACGAACGCTGGCCGTGCTGCCGGACTGTGCGTATTCGAGGTCTTCGAACGCGATCGAGACCACCCACTTGTCCGACGGCCATCCGGCGTTTTGGCGCTTGGTCTCCCTGGCGATCACGTTCTGGACGTGACCTCGGTCGTCGCGACAGACGGAGTCGCGCCATGAGCCGGATCCGATCGGGTCGGGGTAGGTATCGAAGGCGTCCCACCACCAGGCCATCACCCGCAAGTCTGGCCGATCGGGTTCGGTGTCGGGTTGCATCAGGTCGGCCGCGAAGCCGAGCGCGGCAAGGATGATCGCGACTACCAGCCCGAGGACTCCGAGCTTCACTTTCAGCGTCCGGCGATCCGACCGATGATCGCTGTCCCCGACGGCGTCGGGGTCGTGGTCCGCCGAGTGGTCGGTGCCGGGGTCGTCCGGGGTGGGCTCGTCGTCGGCGTGGAAGCGTGGGCGCAGCGTCGGCCCATCAGCCGTGAACAGCGGATCGCTACTGGTGCGGCGGGGTCCGAACATGACATGGTCCTTTCTCCTGTCTGCGGAATTGCGCGGTGAGGTCACCGCGGTTTGGTGGTCGCTGCGCCGGCCACGCCGTTGCCCGTGGAAGAGGCGTGCCGGACGTGCGTATGCGGCGTCACCGGCCCAGCGACGGCGCCCGGCTTACGGCCCGGTGGGGGCCGGGGCGTACCTCAGGCACATGCGGTCGATGTCGGAGTCCGAGGTGTAACCGGCCCTGACCCTCATGGGGGTGGCTCGGTTGTCGCCGTGGACGTAGCCGATACCGGCGCCCGTGTACTCGTCGGCGGGGATCAGGTGGGCGTGTGCGCCCCGGGCGGTGGCGCCGCCGCCGAGCACGAGGTCGGCCTGTCCGGCCTCATCGACCCGCAGCACGATGCGCGTGGTGAACAGTTGCCGCATCGGCACGATTTCTTTGCGCGGGTCCTGGACGGCGGCCATGACCGAGACCGACAGCGACCGGCCTTGCGTGAGGATCAGCCCCAACGCCCGGTTGAACCGGTCGATCAGGTCTTTGGTCATGTAGACCGTGCACGCCGCCAACTCATCAATGTTCAGCAGGACGTAGGGGTCGCCCGACACCGGCACGTGGGTTCGTGCGCCCCCGGCCATCGCCGCCCGCCGGGTGGCGACCAGCGCGGCGGCTTTCTCGACCAGATCCACGATCTCCTCGGGACTGGTGGCGTACTCCTTGAACAGCCACCGACCTTTGGCGAACTCGACGGCCTTCGGGTCGACCGTCCACACCTCCGCCGCCCCGGCACGGATCGCCGGGCAGAGGGCGCGGATCACCGCCCACTGGACGGAGCCCTTGCCGCCGCCGGTCGCCGCCCC contains the following coding sequences:
- a CDS encoding DUF6892 domain-containing protein — its product is MPNFFSFQFKLVVLEQISGLEIPSPGDAYSYGAYEPVPAVERYLREYWPSASQLAGVTSLVFDGGLAIYGALTPGWDGESDELDVLDLRDLALLPGLSEVLVISMIPDWVDVAPLLALPRLRRVFWRRIARDSALAGALPGVQIEG
- the lexA gene encoding transcriptional repressor LexA, which codes for MDDYGVNQRQRQILGVIQESARRHGYSPSTKEIADALRLAPSTVSRHLRNLEDLGLLRRGRATRPVDVRMFFEKKPPTTTVPVLGDIAAGAPIPAQETSDEVLSLPQDLVGRGTLFGLRVRGDSMIDAAICDGDIVVVKQQPEAYNGEIVAAMIDDEATVKVFRRRAGHVVLEPRNAAYSDIDGDRAVILGKVVSVLRRT
- a CDS encoding MFS transporter; the protein is MAWTTLTVLRDRNAGLYLGGVLVSGFGDSAMALAAGIWVKTLTDSNSLAALVSLCVWLPTLAGPVIGVAADRVRRRPLLVATHLVLAALMATLLLLDSAARVWLLFAVLTLVGVGTVLSDAAETALITAAIPDALRGDFNGLVRTAIESMKLVAPLAGAGLFAALGGPAVAALDAVTFALAAIAFRSLKVREAPPVARVDGTWLRDTAEGIRYLKNHPLLRRLILAGAAAMIASSLSSTATYAMLDVGLHRAPTLAGVLLALQGLGSIVSGLAAGALMRRKSEPAYAAAGLALFAAGALARATPWLPVVLGGSLLIGLGLVCPLLAALTALQRATPTDLLGRVAATANTAMFAPTGLAVLLGAGLVAVVDYRVQLVTAGALALLAAASLFRSGRSSCRDAQEHELHGGWTT
- a CDS encoding ArsR/SmtB family transcription factor codes for the protein MTDPVLRALAHPLRLRMLNLAWPSPMSAAELARELGISHALASQHLRRLIAAELVELAEERNHRGGRERRYRTVRGTPLSDQGDDGALLAQALAGTLRERAARRAPDSPGVTVDGELWVTPEAWADARRKLVEIAEGLHAAAQPPRSAGTVAVGVTVMAFPLRS
- a CDS encoding DUF397 domain-containing protein: MIDLTGARWHKSSYSGGANSECVEVAGERGELGGWVAIRDTKNRSALSLALPASAWRTFLSGLKSSEFDRA
- a CDS encoding helix-turn-helix domain-containing protein, which codes for MTISGGVARGRGRRRLLRELTRLRVEARLSLDEAAMQLLGKSGSALYRMEAGQVAKIRPLEVRALCAGYGASPELTADLADLAEETTKASKGWWGAVGSPAAPWFTTLLSLEDEAQRIDAWCPTLILGLLQTEDYARAVMTAFLGLNDPAEIERQLTTRMKRQAVLTRRAGAVEVWAVLDESVLHRVMGSQAVMRDQLRHLVAVSERPNVTLQVVPFSAGGHPVLSGGPIVLFSFRDPTDPGVVYLENHAGALHLEEPSDVVIYARMVEHGRTSALSASDSRERIAALAAALD
- a CDS encoding GntR family transcriptional regulator, with product MLNLQIQVGYLAAEADLPSEADLAKQYGVTSDAVHEALKALALMEKVRQFPGGWSVGNRTEFEPPRVRTQIARDLVRRLRTGEWSYGDRMLSETEVMAAYDVTRGTARQAYQRLAAAQLVEIRHGQGAFCKVKPS